A window of Daucus carota subsp. sativus chromosome 2, DH1 v3.0, whole genome shotgun sequence genomic DNA:
AGAGCTGTTGGAAGCTTTTAAACAACAGACTCAGAGGTAGTGGGTCTCGGGAATTTGCAGGATGGCTAGAGTAAGCTTTTAACATCAACAACAAGGATCAACGTGCTGAGATTATAAGTTTATGTTGGGAATTATGGAGGGCGAGAAATGATGTGGTCTGGAATCAAAGATTCTCAACAGTTAACAAGGTAGTCACAACGGCAAAGCAGTATCTTACACAGTGGAAAGCAACCCAAGAGAGGTCATTCACTGCTTCTCCCCAACCAAAGGTAGACGGGGACGGAGTCATTTCTTGGGTTATGCCTCAACAGTATGCAGTTAAGATAACAGTTGACGTAGCTATTTTTGATGACCGGGAAGAAGTTTTGGTTTTGGTATGGTGGCGAGAAATTCGGAGGGGGACCTTATCGAGGCTAGAACAGTGGTGCATAAGCATGTTGTTTCCCCAGCGACAGCAGAAGTCATGGCAATAAAAGAGGCGTTAAGTTGGTTAGACAGCTCACGGTGGCCGACGGTGATCTTGGAATCGGATTGTCTAGTAGTGGTTCAGGCTATTCGCAGCAAGACACCAATGAGATCATACTTTGGCATGGTTATTGAAGAGTGTCGAAGAAGGTTATTTCAGTCAAACAATATTACTTTGTATTTTATTAAACGGTCTGCAATACATGGTAGCCCATACGCTTGCTAGGGAGGCATGTTTCTTTTCGGATCGTAGTTTTGATAGGACCTCTATTCCTATCAACGTTCAGTATTGTATTATGATGGATTCAGTTGGTCAATAAAAGTTCATCTTTGCTttggtaaaaaaataaatatattacataattttagaATGTAAATGATGTACTtctattatattatacttttcttgaaacaaatttaatttaattttattataataatcttatacaaaaatataaataatataggatttgatatattttaaaatattcatcaaACTTATATACCAAaccaataatataatttaatacttTAAATTTGACAGCATATTTCACTACAAAATCACgagttatatttaatatttttttaactcaaACCCTATTTTTCatgcatataaaattattcaagcaaaactaaatataataaagtCATATTAACATAAAGAGGACTAGAGaaaacactaaattctataattttaaaatattgtaatatatacaGACACTTTCCCTATATAGTTACAATTTTTAtgcatttttgaaaacaaaaaaaaagacaCATATACGGAATTCCTTATttcttattgattttttttaatttttatatcgaATGAACTTTTATGTGACtcacaaaataatattaaatctttaaataaaaaatattatatatatatatatatatagaaaattaatcatttaatctTATTAGAATTATCATCCAAATAtaggataataatttattttataaataatttaaaaaatgcaaACGCCTAGCATGACGGgcataaatattagtatatatctatatttttaacCAATAGTTATAATTATCTCTTCGAAAAACAGTTATAATTATctccttggagatgctctgactACACTAGTTCAAACGGAGAAAAATACTACAAAACACTTTTTGACGACACAAAGTTTGGTATTTGCGAAATGATAATGACAAGAAATTTACATCTTCCGCAACACCAAATGATCGAAAGATACTTGCACATCTTTTCAGCCGATAAAATGAATGAGTACATACTCTGCATTAAACAGCTGCGGTTGCAGATTGCAAACAGTTAGGCAAACATCTTCGATCAAGAAACATTAGTCCAAAATTAAATGTGGTATGCATTTTAGTTACATATACCTTCCATAAGAACATGTAAAAGGACTGCACTGATGCATTGTCATTGAGGTCAAGTGAATTAGCTCCAAGCCAAAGAGAAGAGGCCAGCATGCAGTGACCTATCACCTGTGAGAAGCGAAAATTAACATAGAGAATGACCTATCCGAGACGTTTAGTAGGGGAACATGTAACTTACAGACACAAGCTTATTTAGGAGAAGGGAGGATGAAGCTCCGAGTAACGCAGCAGACCCGTAGGCAATCAGCAGAAGGGTTATACAAAGAGTAAAGACCTGAGAATGCAAGGATGAAACTTATGTTACCATGTAACTGAAATAGTTCTAGGATGAAATTGGCTATTTTTGTAATGGATTAATAAAAGTGGGCTTATAAAAATAGATGTACATATAACGCATAAAAAAGAGAGGCGTTATATTGCTGACTTGGCTAAAAAGAGACGTTACCCTGTCAAATATATCTTACATCAGataaattttaacatatatGTTCTTCCCctcataaaattttgatattgattAACATAATTTACGTGTTATTGACTTAAGTGACTagtttgataccgttttgagtttgGTGACTAACTTGATATATTGAGCTCACTTCACTGACTCGCTTGATTATTAACGCTCTCTCAATTTTGGTACATCTTGCATACTTAACGTGCAAAAAAAAATGCTTAGTTACTAACTTTCTTTTTGCCATGCCTAACACTGAAAGTTCGATTCCCGAACTCTTGATCACCATCTACGTCGGGTATGTCCTGTCAAAGTACATTGAATTCGTGTTAGTGCATAGAAACCAGAGCTAAACACGCAGTTTTTAATCAAAAGAAGTTTGCTAATTAGATAGACTGTACAATACTAAGAAAATTGTTCCATCTCTAAGAGTTTATTTACCTTGAACATTGCAAGAACAGCGGCAAACAAGCTAAAGAAAATGACGGAAAAGCTTAATGACTTTGTGAACACTATTGGCCTGCCAAGTACATATCTCTGCAGATTTAATTGCTCAGTTTGGTTATGTGAAGATATATTACAAGCACAGAGCATCGGTTAATTAGGTGTTCCGGTGTGTAATACATGTTATTACCTGGATGTGACAGAAGACGGAAAGTTGAATGGTGAGTCCACTTGCACCGACCATACACAATGCAGCAAGATAGGGATTTGTTTTCCATCTGAGTAAAGGTAGCTGCGAGGAATTTAGCAGGTAAAAAGGTGTAAGAAAAATGTTTCAGAAGGGAAATGAGGAACAAAATCTTTTAGTACTCttatattatcattatttttgaatacataTGCACACATGCCTCCACTGAGACTTGAGCCCTCGATCTCTTATAATCAAAAAGAGAGAATTAGTCATTAGGTTAAAGCCTTGCAGATCTCAAAAGTGTTCGGAAGCGCCTACTTCCAAAGTCGACAAGCCCATATATTAGGACAGAACTAAATTATCACTTTGTGTTATCGATCTGGGAGATTAAGGAAGTGAAAATACACAGGATGATCCCACTGGCACTCATCACCGACAGTGTTTAACACTAAAAGGCTTCTGTATGACTTACTCAGGCGAGTCACCATGCCAATGCCACTGGCACTCTGTTTTCCTTTTTCGCAAAGTTACAAAGAGATCTAGAGCATGGAAGTCTATGAATTTAGCCATCAAATAGAAGCACCTGAACTTACATCAATAGAATATGCAGTTCCAAGCAAAAAATAAACAAGAATTCCAATAAACAGTGGTGGGGACTGAAACATGATTCCCATAGCCAAACACTGCATGTCATCAGAAacaaaatttcatattaatatcgACTcacaaattacaaaaatatcttAATGCTAATTACTAATTACAAGGGATAACTGATCAGTTCTCTTTAAACCTCAACGTGTTGGGAAAAAGTTTTACTCGCCTCACTCGAAATCCCAATTATCAGCCTTCAAGTCTAAAAATTATGAGACTATGTGGGTATTTCAATGCCAATGTTACCTCTAATCCTATATCGAGTTACCAGTTCTACTAAAAGCAAAACATAATATGAAACGGAATAAAAGAAGAAGGTACATTATCCGACCATGAACCCGAATGCTGAGACAATCGTCGTCGCTTGCCCCATGGAATATTCTCCAGAAGCTAGTGGCAGATATGGCTTGTTTACCTGAGAATTATTTGCAGAGGGAAGAGAATTCATCATCATAATGAACATTAACATGTAATGTAACATCAATATTTAGGAACTAATAATACTGTGCTTGTGAATTTCGACATTGAAGAAGCTCAACTTCTGTATTACCTTATCAGTTTCGACATCAACCAACTGATTTATTCCTGCCACATAGATGTTCACAAATGCCAGGGGAAGCACTGCCTGCAATTAGAagaactaattataataatatatttttaagcaTAAAATAAAATCCCGATTGAATATCACAATattttatagcataatttaaaatcctaattgaatacccaAGATTCTGATACATTTTTATAATCTGAGTTgaaaaatcctttaaaatcccaattgagtACACCTCCTTTAAACGCGACTTGGGATGAAACAAGAATAATAGTATGCTACCTTCAGTGATCCCACGAAAAATCCAAGCGACAAATCACCAACTGAAGTTAAGGGCAGCAGAGAGACTGAACTCACGCCAATAATCTGTTTCCGCGGTAATCATTAAAACAATTATCAGATGACCTTACAGAACAAAATTCTGAATAAGCAAGATATTGATCACCAGTACTCACGGTGCCAATGACACTGTATAGACGACAGAAT
This region includes:
- the LOC108207059 gene encoding umbelliferone 6-dimethylallyltransferase, chloroplastic, with the protein product MPVITLWCKQDMIRTFKPSSFFSRHKHTPRGQDFLESPEQQRRLIRTINRDYEENRYCRFSSNKIKASIESISSSCSDKPTRDINQLGQTFGASTLEHEFILQPKDDEKAKPQNDLWRTWDAFYRFCRLYSVIGTIIGVSSVSLLPLTSVGDLSLGFFVGSLKAVLPLAFVNIYVAGINQLVDVETDKVNKPYLPLASGEYSMGQATTIVSAFGFMCLAMGIMFQSPPLFIGILVYFLLGTAYSIDLPLLRWKTNPYLAALCMVGASGLTIQLSVFCHIQRYVLGRPIVFTKSLSFSVIFFSLFAAVLAMFKDIPDVDGDQEFGNRTFSVRHGKKKVFTLCITLLLIAYGSAALLGASSSLLLNKLVSVIGHCMLASSLWLGANSLDLNDNASVQSFYMFLWKLFNAEYVLIHFIG